The genomic stretch CCTCAATTCACGCATGAATGATAGATCATACTGCATATAAAACCCCAAAGAAACTGATACTACTCTTCAGTATATAAATTGGTAATAACATAATTGCCACacagtaaatatttcaaaaaagtttACACATTTTAACGttctaaatttttttattgttagaTAAACCTCTTTgtccaatttaaacatttttgtaggTGTCATgttttgaactttttatgttgcactttcatttatttttgtaattgataaaaaaaaatatatgctaaAAACAAGTGTTCTGGTTTCTTTCAGATATGTGGAAAGGGCCACATGTTAAAGAAGTGGTGCTCCCAACCAAAAGTGAAAGGTAGGCTGTCAGGTGATTTCCTTCTGGCGGCTGCCATCTTGACAAGTGGCAACAACTACGAGAAAGTGAAATTACTGTTCAGATTTTTCGGTATGGGCATCACTGCCAGAACAGCTTTCTTCCATATACAAGGAAAGCACTGCGTACCAATAATAACAGACTACTTTCAAGACATGATATGCAAAAACAGGGAAAAGGTGATTGGAAAGACAGTCACAATTGCAGGTAAGTTTCCTTATCATTTTGGTTTTGACAGGGATGGAGTtgaaacataaaaacaaacaaacatacagacCATTTGTTGTTTCAGTAGAATGAGCATCAGTAAGAAAAGTGTAGGTCTTTGTTTTGCTTTACCATATAAAAGCCGTAAATATGTCAGTGATGCAAAGGTAATTGGTTTCTAATtactgatagggccggaattagctattttgaccttgactgcacaatagcagcttcatttatgacttgaatttaatcaaacttgcacaaaacttgtgtcaccataagatcttggttcctttcttgaaccggccagatcccgttagtcagttccagagttatggcccctgaaagggccagaattagctattttgaccttgtctgcacaatagcagcttcatttatgacttgaatttaatcaaacttgcacaaaacttgtgtcaccataagatcttggttcctttcttgaaccggccagatcccgttagtcagttccagagttatggcccctgaaagggccagaattagctattttgaccttgtctgcacaacagcagcttcatttatttgattttaaccagacttgcacacaacttgtatcaccataagatctcgatggctttttatacgcctgaagggacgtattatgttatcacctcggtgtccgtctgtctgtctgttggttagcaatttcccttccgctctgtgactcttgaaccccatgaaggatttcaaagaaacctgacacaaatgttcacctcatcgaaagaATGTGCACCATGCATGATTCGGATGGCTcacttgaaggtcaaggtcatacttggagttcaaaggtcatatgactttgttttgtgtgtatattgctctgcatttgcgatgcattgcagtgctcttgttagtcccctactggttgaaaaccagtttcggggactataggaatgcacttttccgtcattccatccatccgtctgtccgtccgtccgtccgcaatttcgtgtccggtccataactctgtcatccatgaagggattttaatattacttggcataaatgttccccatgatgagacgacgtgtcatgtgcaaaacccggacccctagctcaaaggtcaaggtaacaattggaggtcaaaggtcaacagggctcttttcctgtccggtccataactctcccatccatgaagggattttaatattacttggcacaaatgtttcccatgatgagatgatgtgtcatgcgcaaaactcggacccctagcttaaaggtcaaggtcacaattagaggtcaaaggtcaacggggcttttttcctgtccggtccataactctgccgcccatgaagggattttaatattacttggcacaaatgtacctcataataagacgatgtgtcgtgcaaaactttcagacccctagctcaaaggtcaaggtcacacttagcagtcaaatgttaacatagcatgaacaggatctgtttcgtgtccggtccataattctgacattcattaagggattttaatattacttggcacaaatgttccccatgatgagacgacgtgtcatgcgcaaatcccggacccttagctcaaaggtcaaggtcacaattggaggtcaaaggtcaataaggtttttttcctgtccgatccagaactctgtcatccatcaagggattacaatattgcttggcgtaaatgttccccatgatgagatgacgtgtcatgcgcaacacccagtaccctagcttaaaggtcaaggtcacactttgagaccaaaggtcagtaggatttttttcctgtccagtctataactttgtcatgcaaaacaggatttagacatcagttggcacaaatattcccctggatgagacaacatgttgtgcacaaaacccaagcccagggtctaatgtcaaggtcacacttagagaccaaaggtcagacacaagaatgactttgtctggagcatttcttcttcatgcatggagggattttgatgtaactgggcacaaatgttcaccaacataagacggattgtcatgcacaagaaccaggtccctaggtctaaggtcaaggtcatatttagaggtcaaaggtcaaattcaagaatgactttgtctggagcatttcttaatgctttgagggattttgatgtaacttggaccaaatgttcaccaccatgaggcaccctatttttagaattatgtccctttgttattactataaatagactttattgtaacttttttattattggtcgtagagaaaaatcgagaccacctttctgtggtacaacatgcatgttacatccaatctttaggtgtattttgacctatctctacctgttaAAGAGTtccttgtggacttatattatatagattaatttccttttgttagtactataaataacttatatgataacttttttataatcggcaaaaacatttcaataggaaaacaactgtgggttttgaTATaagcacattttaatccaagtgtgttgttataacatattgtatatatagtacagtattgtttatacatcattgacagatatcagttcattatgttatactgcagtagagaaaattaggtgccttccagtaggggactttgtattgcatggcaatacttcattcacttgtttttatttggcagatccttcttttgtccgcttacaataattttttaaattacttcccttttatgttactatgaatagcttatttagtaactttttattaatgctcaggtgagtttttctgatcgctcgatgtccggcatctgtctgtcgtctgtctgtcaacatttagcttgtgtatgcgatagaggctgtatttttcagctgatcttcatgaaacttggtcagagtgattaccttgaagaaatctaggccgagtttgaaaatgggtcatctggggtcaaaaactaggtcactaggtcaaatcaaagaaaaaccttgtgtatgcgattgagactgtatttttcaattgatcttcatgaatattggtcagaatgataaccttgataaaatctaggccaagttcgaaaaggggttatctggggttaaaaactaggtcactaggtcaaatcaaagaaaaaatttgtatatgcagtagaggctgtatttttcaattgatcttcatgaaacttggtcagaatgattagcttgaaaaaatctaggctgagttcgaaaatgggttatctggggtcaaaaactaggtcacttggtcaaatcaaagaaaaaccttgtgtatgcgatagaggctgtatttttcaattgatcttcatgaatattgatcaaaatgattaccttgatgaaatctaggccgggtTCGAAAAAGGGttagctggggtcaaaaactaggtcactaggtcaagtcaaagaaaaaccttgtgtatgcgatagaggctgtatttttcaattaatttttatgaattttggtcaggatgattaccttgatgaaatctaggtcaggtttcgAATAttggttatctagggtcaaaaagtaggtcactaggtcaaatcaaaggaaaagcttgtgtatgccatagaggctgtatttttcaataaatcttcctgaaattaagtcaaaatgataactgtAATGAATTCTAGGCCgtgtttaaaaatgggtcatctggggttaaaaactaggtcactaggtcaaatcaagcaaaaaacttgtgtatgcgatagaggctatatttttcgattgatcttcatgaattttagtcagaatgattgctttgatgaagtctaggccgagtttgaaaatgggtcatctggggtcaaaaactaggtcactaggtcatatctaagaaaatacttgtttaaactcaagagaccacatttttagtccgatcttaatgaaaattggccaaaatatttgttttcatgaaatcactaggttaaacatgtttacactgttatagtgtgtttctcagtGCACTTGGATTCAGCACCTTATCAACCATTTCTAGTACTGTTGTAGACAAGCAAATGGAAGTGAATCTACCCTCCTTGTAAGTTCATGTTTGTCTGCTTAGCATTTctgctgtttgttttttttccaacatAACTTCATTTTGTACCATTTTATGATGGTAAGGTGAAAgataaataatatgtaaatgaGTATTGAGACTTAAAACTAAAAAGGATATTTTGCTATTGGGAAGGTAACCATATAATTGTCACAACGACAACTAttatgttgaacaagtgttggaTATGTTGTGATATTTTTCATGCATGGACCATTTTAGGCATCCTGGAGAGGTATTTTGCATCACACAGTGAATGTCCATGAATGGGGTCTTGGAGATGGTGCAGCTGAGGCAAGGTGTTATCATGGAACCCTAGAAGAAACTGAGGAAACAAAATGGCTTGAACCAGGTGGAGATGCTCATAAAGCACTGACTCGTGTAATTCTGGACACAAAACTGCTGCATTCATTATGTCAACCTTAGgtgagaaaatatgtttatttttttatgcaggacccttaaaaaataatttattagatGTTTTGTACTGAAACGCAAGTAAGTGCATTTTACAAAGAAGCGTCGATAATGCTAACATGACAAATTAAAACTTAGCATGCAAAGTATCTGACATGAGTTCTTACATTGTTTTATCTAAGTACTTATCGTATGAACAATAAAGAAAATTGTGTTAGAATAAGAATTGTTCaccttttttttcagacacacTGGTGAACTAGAAACATTTCATGAGGCAATCCTTATGTACTGTGCCAAGCAATATGCATACACGTAAGCTTATCTCtctcctatagtttttatgcccccactttagggggagcatatagatttgctcttgtccgtccatccttccgtccgtccgtccttctgaaaatgttgtgtcgcgcgtagctctgaaagtatttgacgtagagtcacaaaactttacaggaatgttggtcagcatgtgtagttgtgcacctggggtttcgcgtccggattcattcagtcatgtagaagttatggcccctgactttgtaaaaattggtcattttaatgttgtgtcgtgcctagctccaaaagtatatgacctagagtcacaaaactttacaggcattttggtcagcatgtgtagttgtacacctgtggtttcgcgtccggattcatccagtcatgtaggagttatggcccctgacttagtaaaaaattggtcattttaatgttatgtcgcgcatagcttcaaaagtatttgacctagaatcaccaaagtttacaggaatgttggtcagcatgtgtagttgtgcacctggggtttcgcgtccggattcattcagtcatgtagaagttgtggcccctgactttgtaaaaattggtcattttaatgttgtgtcatgcctagctccaaaagtatatgacctagagtcacaaaactttacaggtatgttggtcagcatgtgtagttgtccACCtgtggtttcgcgtccggattcatccagtcgtgtaggagttatggcccctgacttagtaaaaaattggtcattttaatgttatgtcgcacgtagctccaaaagtatttgacctagaatcaccaaagtttacaggaatgttggtcagcatgtgcagttgtgcacctggggtttcacatctggattcattcagtattgtaggagttctggcgcCTGActtgggaaaaaattgtcattttaatgtcatgtagtgggggcatctgtgtcccatggacacatttctagttgttgATCAGGAAGATTAAGAatttattattttactaaataataataacacatttttatgcaTTATTACATATgctatttcattttgaaagaacATTCCGGGCTCCACTCCATGAATAAGAAGAACATTCCGGGGGCTCCACTCCATGAATAAGAAGAACATTCCGGGCTCCACTCCATGAATAAGAAGAACATTCCGGGCTCCACTCCATGAATAAGATCACACCTTAGATATATCTAACATGCTTAACATTTTTCGCGCAAAACCACGACAGGAAATGGAATGTTATGCCTGATACAGAGAATGATAACGACGTCTCCCTGTAACTCTAACTTGACTTGTGTTGATCAAATAGAACAATTAGGAAAAATATTGTGTCAGATAAATGTATGTGTATCTGCAATGGTATTTGTTCAAATTGTAAATTTGTTTGACTAGTGGTAAAGTCTGACTCAGAGAAGAAATATGCAGTTAAAAGACTATTAATGGAGATTTTTCTGTGTCTAGAATTGAAACCTATTTTTATGAATGTCTTTGTTCGATTGAAATGTTACTATGAAGTCAATTTGCACATTGTAGGTACCCGATATACAAAGCCAGAAACACGCTCGCTGCGTTAGACTATCAACATCATAAGGACAGACCTCTGCTGAAAATCAAAACAGGAGAGCCACAGTATGTTCTTTCATTGATTGATTAACGCTTAAACAGGTTTTCCATTTCCATTCAAGAGTTCACAAGTTAGTTGTATGGCTTTCCCTTCAATATTTGGAACTAAACCTTCGAACAGATGGCAACATATGTTGGTATTGACATGCAAGTGTAATAGGAGCtaaaaaaaatgtgcagcccgatacaggactcaaACCTGCGACCtacttgcaagtcagatgctctaccaactgagctaatcggacaaccGATATCGtaaacaaattatatacattactgccaatttcagaatagtgcGCCGATTCAATGTTTGCACCATACACATGGAGTggctgactgatatcgattttcttatcgtgagtggctaaatttgtaacagtcatttacataaactccgcccaagacgCGAGACAAGTTATGTACATTTATAGGATTTAATATTATGTGTTTTTTCCCCCGATAATTGTCTAAACAACACAAACTGAAATGTCAGTCATGCAATGTATTTACGGCTTTTAAAAACTGATGATAATGCAGTTTTTAGCGGTGTCTCAGAATTAGTTTCAAGTCAGACATTTTTACAATCTCTTTCCAGAACGGTACAGAATAGATTTTCTTTAATTGATAAACATTTCCTTGAGACAAATTCATAAAGAAATcactcactacaaaatgcaaatttagtcAGCGGATGCATATAAGTTTTAAGATTAAAAGATGTCTTAAACAACATGTGTATTTCTGTCGCTAGGTCATGGACTTCTcatgttgaaaatacaatatttgatttaaacataaatgcgCTGTTTATAAAGGTAATAAAGTTTTATGTGTTTGAGAATCTAGTAAGCATGTGATTGAATCAATtggaataatttatttttgtacactGAACATGTATTTACACCTAATCATCGATTCAACTTTCGGTCCtgtagccgttgtacatgaaATCAAACGCCGAGTGGCTTCAAATCACATCCCCACTTAACGAagtgggtttgagtctcactcggggcattgaatcttcatgtgaggaagtcattcagctggcttacgtacggattgttggtggttctacccaggtgtcccctcgtgacgaaataatgcatggcggggcaccttgggtcttccaaccatcaaagctgaaaagtcgccataattataacctataaatatgaCGATGCAacgtaaaacccaaacaaaaataagtgctGGACTCCTTCGTTTAACTTTATATAATAGGGAATTAAAACTTGGttcgggattcatgactaagtaagtttccttgccaagaaacttgctcaagacggaaaattctttttttttcttgtgtttaaCACCCCTTTTCAACAGTTCTTCCTATATGTCGGgtgggcagttcacctaaccgtcgctcctgggaagaaccagtacaaggcTCCCGTCCTCCGTAAGAATCTGCCAACCGTTCTTACATATATAAAGAGATATGGccggtagcaaggctcgaacccatccCCGACAGGatacagtgatttcaagtcagcgactaaCCACTCGAGTACAAGGGAGATTACACGATGGATGGTTACTACAATTCGGAATCTAGAAACAGCATGGGTACATAGTTGCAGTAATGCCAGACTGAAGTCTACATAGAACTTCCAAATAGATTTATGTCGATGGGTTCGACTAACAGCTTAGTTTTATCTCTACTTTtttgtttgacataagttttcaTGACACCGCATACCACATGACTTCAGTAGGCAGTAattatttgacggatttctatgaaataatgtatatcttttcatatggaatCTTTTCTTATCGATGTTATTCTTTGGTTTGGTATTCTGcagtttgagagaaaatatcggtaaaaatggaagactggaaGTAGTAATCAGACTCAGATGGACGTAGAGTTATAATGACCacatcactttgtatttttttttactgacgaTTGTTGCGTAAATTCATACCCAGGAGAGGAAATGGgtatatgtttaatgaaaattggctgcgtgtttatctgcaCCATTTAGCAGTTTTTGAAGCAGTCTAAAATTAAAAAGTGCTAAGACTGCACGCGATTTACCCAACCGCAACTCAGCGTTCGTTGTGGTCCGATACACATGTGTGAACAACACTTAGTGCTATTGTCATTCGCTATGAAACAAGAGCcaaatgttctattatttgcaACAAGCTGCAACAGAATTATGTGCCTTTTAAAACAGAAGGGCACTACACatattagtccaactaatttgaagCGATCCTAGGAGATACtgagatatttgtttttcaaatgggcAATATCCCTAcccgcgtcaaacactcgaaataccaaaataattgaacagtttccgatgaaattttcattgctgccTGACGATTTAAATGCTATATGTTTAAATGCGGATTATTTCACGaaatggccataaattcaaatataacTTACATGCATCGAAAACGGATTCAATTCCTCTTTGACTTgtgtaaaaattattaaagaatatccaacattacgaattttctggtgatttaaacctatgtatataCTGTACATGATTAACGTTTACTGTGCTGACACACTAATGCACTAATATGCACAAACAATAAAACCAAAAACTTTAAACGACTGTGTTCTGTGATTTATCcttcattattttggtccttcaaagtttgacGCATAGATTGCacttcacaaatataaaacaatctgaacgtcgaattattttgactaatacaTGTACTAGATATTACCAAACGTTCACGAGTCTAGGGACAAATCTTCCAGTTTAATTTCAACAAGATGCTgcatatagttttaaataaataaatggatgaatattacttATAGTTCAATGTGTAAAGACAACATCGAGTATGCGATATTTTCCATGACCGACATTCGTGGACATTTTACGAAGActggatacatgtacatcaatttaaaataaatacatgaaacctaCGAGACAAAATCTGCAGTAGCAGTTTTGTGTTCTTTCGTTGAGAGttgctatataaatacatgtatacacatcaaTGTTCAATATAATCTACATAGATTTAATTGTATATGCTGCACATGAATGTATTTATTAAGCAGAATCAGagctatcttgaaataaataccagtgatgttttgcttttgtaactaacccgtaacgatcaatagaaaaatactttagggcggagcaaactacaagcgtGATCAAATTAACCTCTAACCGATAACTAGCGTGAcacctacgtcatttactaccagCATTTGAtgtaaatgtcacagggtgagaaaaatgtgcagccagaccgggactcgaacccggggcctcggaataccgttccgatgctctaccgactgagctacccggccgcctacacactttctccccgttttaatatatttcaagttctataccgtgacatatttccccaccattttgaaattcgtcctcgaatttcagcgggtactttatatataagcaattacaggtgtcggagactaaccagtgtaatgccgtcatggccccacgttgggcgccaaatgtcacagggtgagaaaaatgtgcagccagaccgggactcgaacccggggcctcggaataccgttccgatgctctaccgactgagctacccggccgcctacacactttctccccgttttaatatatttcaagttctataccgtgacataaacgcccattcggcgagcttttctgaaattggtagtatatacacactgctacacaAGCCATTTAGTAAGGACTGAGGgcaataaattattttctattgACAGGCAAGGCAGTCAAAAATGTTCCATTAGGttacatcagaaaaaaaaatcataataattgagccacgccatgagaaaaccaacatcatgggtttgagaccagcatggatccagaccaacctgctcattcgtgcagtctggtcaggatccatgctgttcgctaacggtttctccaattgctGTAGGCATtcacagcgaacagcatggatcctgaccagactgcgcgtatgcccaagctggtctggatccatgctggtcgcaaacccactatgttggttttctcatggcgcggctcatatagttttGAACTGTACACTGGCAAATAGCATGAACAGTTCACAATTAATATTTGTAAGGACTCATGTTATAATACACACATGTAAATGACTTGCAGATCAATATTTGCCTTCAATCCAATAAATGTTTTACTATGGCAGAAGAAATTGATTTTCCTTTTTGATTTCAACGTTTTTGACTTGTACGCCAAGTAAATGTGTTGAATATTGATCGGCCATATATCACACACAAACTgaaatctgtgaaaaagaatttatgtTGTCATAACACTTACATAGTCAAAGTCTAATAAAAGAACACTTTCTTATACTAATGTATTCATATAAAGACGTTAGAAAATGAATGCACAAATAAATGGATAAGCACAAGACTGCGAAGGTATTATGTGAATTTTTGAATAACCGTAAGGCTCACGAAATCTGAGAATATCTCTTTTTCCGTTACTTCAGATTGCATCGCACATGGAGCAAGCGGTCTTCAACGTGGTCGACATACCAGGAGAGAGAACCCAAACAATATCAGTACATACCCGAAATGATGATAGATATGATTGAAGACTTTAAAAGTAGCGATACACCGTTAACAGCACCATCAAAAATGTCACCATCTGACccaagaaaattaaaaagaacaaaGAGTCGCCACCAccaacaaaatttcttttttcggAAAAGAAATCCCGCTACATGGATCCATCTTCAGATAGGAAAGATACAGCTTGAAGTCCCTGAAAGATCTGTGTATTATGTGTACTGTTCAAACACTCAAAGTGCCAGTAATTTGGAAAAAACATTGACAGTCCCATCAAGTTCAAGCAAAAGTTTGACTATAATAAGGAAAGGAACAATCGGCAAGAGTGTTTTACTGTTTGacatgaagtttgactgtacttaggAAGTTACCGTAGGCTAAAGAGCGTTATACTGTTTGATTTTTGACAATACATAATAGTTACCATGAAGATGACAAATGTACATTATGCTATCTGCATTGGCATGTTTTTTTCTAATCATTAATAAAACAGGTGCTTTCAAATTCAAATAAGTGTTATCCTGGATTTATGATCAGTAACTGTAGTAACCAAGTGATTAATCCATCAGTGTTTCTGTTATGCACCATTGTGTTACTGATAAATTATTGCTTTTATACACACTAATGATTTTACTGAAAGGAAATTTAGGTAGAAAATGCAGTAGTCAGCAGATGGCCcttattttttgtcaaacttGATTGGGGAAAGCGAGGACATTTGTCCAGATGACTGTTCGGAGTATCTACCAGTTTAATTTTTGTCCGTACAATAATTTTGATACACATGGAGTACCGTCTTCTTGTTTGTATTCAGCATTAAAGGTTCACACCAATGAGACAGAATGTGTAAACGTTAGGTTCATATCTCAAATGTCAAGGCCACActtgcaggtcaaaggtcatttcagatcACTTTGACAGCATAAATGATTCTTGTTTATATTAGCATGTCATTAGTATTAACCTGAATAAGACAGAGTGTTGCATGCAGACTTCAGGTTCcaatatcaaaggccaaggtcacgtATGTCAGAGGTCATTTCACAGCTTGTCTAGGCAATCCTTTTATTGTGTTCACCTCCATGAAACTGAATGTCATGGGCAAAATCCAGAACCCTGTCGTTCGGCTGGTTTCATTGTTTTCAGACGGTAACTTGTGAAAGGCTCGAAAAATGTAGTAATTTCTGGTTCACAGGTCAAACATCTTAAATTACAGTCTTGACTTTTGATGTCAAAGTCAAGATCAAGAGAACTCTGAACAGTTTACGGTTTCAGGATAACTTGAACGCTCGAGCCTACAATCAtgtagggaggttgttcatgaccagcaggtgacccctttGGCTTCGAGGTCATAAGGACAAGGTCATAGTGATCCggaaaagttaaaacatttttggaagAAAACTTGAGGACACTTGGGCCTACTGCCCTAGGATCATTAAAATTGATAAGAGGTTGATCTTGAACAGCAGATggcacctattgattttgaaataaaggctaaaggtcacagtgacactcATGTGACATGAAATATATAAGCTAATTGGCCGTCGGCATTGTTGCCTTTTTGGTTTCAGCGTTCTAATTTTTTCTGGTCAAgtcactttaaaattaaattttagccTGCTAATGCCTAGAATAATGTTGGACGAGGCGAAATTTGTTGCATTGATGGTGTTTAGACAAGTTTGACTAACTGCATTTTGCAGAAATAACTAAACAGTGAGACCAAACATTTAGAATTCcaacctttaacccttaccatgctgaacacgattggttctgcttttgcaacaagtgtagatcatgatcagactgcttatccatgttcactattcagtcagtatcactttggtaagcaccccttttaatagtaaTGGTACTGTCTTAGTTGGACACAATTGgatcagcc from Mercenaria mercenaria strain notata chromosome 16, MADL_Memer_1, whole genome shotgun sequence encodes the following:
- the LOC128546184 gene encoding uncharacterized protein LOC128546184, coding for MEEEGLESTEGRDLVTERKAVVFEGNVRELAMMKPVTTCTVKGCSQPVSLNTKYSGTAIYLKWICGKGHMLKKWCSQPKVKGRLSGDFLLAAAILTSGNNYEKVKLLFRFFGMGITARTAFFHIQGKHCVPIITDYFQDMICKNREKVIGKTVTIADKQMEVNLPSLHTGELETFHEAILMYCAKQYAYTYPIYKARNTLAALDYQHHKDRPLLKIKTGEPQLHRTWSKRSSTWSTYQEREPKQYQYIPEMMIDMIEDFKSSDTPLTAPSKMSPSDPRKLKRTKSRHHQQNFFFRKRNPATWIHLQIGKIQLEVPERSVYYVYCSNTQSASNLEKTLTVPSSSSKSLTIIRKGTIGKSVLLFDMKFDCT